The proteins below are encoded in one region of Brassica napus cultivar Da-Ae chromosome A6, Da-Ae, whole genome shotgun sequence:
- the LOC106351308 gene encoding MLP-like protein 328 translates to MSSLFVNAIINGVFVYIKGKGDNNLIIKINKTQFKIKQSKANRFSSLMAMSGTYVTDVPLKGTAEKHYKRWRSEHNLFPDAIGHHIQGVTVHDGDWDSHGTIKIWNYTRDGKEEMFKEMIEMDDEKMAVTINGLEGHVMEELKVYVVTFHFIPASEEGCICKVTMVWEKRNEDSPEPINYMKFVEMMVADMDDHILQDQE, encoded by the exons ATGTCGTCGTTATTTGTTAATGCAATTATTAATGGTGTGTTTGTGTATATAAAAGGAAAGGGCGATAACAATCTCAtcatcaaaataaacaaaacacagtttaaaataaaacaatcaaaagcTAATCGATTCTCATCATTAATGGCGATGTCAGGAACATACGTGACAGATGTGCCTCTAAAGGGTACGGCAGAGAAACACTACAAGAGATGGAGGAGCGAGCATAACCTCTTCCCCGACGCCATTGGCCATCACATCCAAGGAGTCACCGTCCACGATGGCGATTGGGACTCTCACGGCACCATTAAAATCTGGAACTACACTCGTG ATGGGAAGGAGGAAATGTTCAAGGAGATGATAGAGATGGACGACGAAAAGATGGCCGTGACGATAAATGGGCTCGAGGGTCACGTGATGGAGGAGTTAAAGGTGTATGTTGTAACATTTCATTTCATCCCCGCGTCTGAGGAAGGTTGCATCTGCAAAGTCACTATGGTGTGGGAGAAGCGGAACGAAGACTCTCCTGAGCCTATCAACTACATGAAGTTCGTCGAGATGATGGTTGCTGACATGGATGACCACATCCTCCAGGACCAGGAATGA
- the LOC125610212 gene encoding uncharacterized protein LOC125610212 — translation MDGTGAVVIHFDHGGDKNIYTLVMRGKYEEITYSRLVDRIGKKMNIDVAATKLQLSYYPLVVDNKRPCYILDDEDVLGYLMEVDRKNRRSVLHVEFSENISENQSNEQFSMNEEIQIDARANDGMAGVEELAIVPQNQSDGYNHEELAIVPPRQSDRYEHEDCNEEGDEMNDREELPAVTPSVDTIVNAEWDDGIDMSLYQEFATKEELRNLVDAGVHSNCFEVDIIKTNRTVYVLKCRGVGCRWYLRAARLKNSAFFSVRTYRKMHTCTRGEGSVTKRGKRGTPSLVAGVVHEDYPGQYKTPDPKSLIKLVKNKLGVTVSYSTALRGKHKAVSDLRGNPQESFARLPSYLYMLERMNPGTITRLVVDEKKQFKYMFFALKACIEGFQAMRKVIIMDGTHLKGVYGGVLLIATAQDPDHHHYPLAFAVVDGEKNASWEWFLTILKTLIPDDPQLVFCTDRNQCIIKKVHEVYPMAIHGYCIFHLSNNVAGACSKVNKKGVARKFRKIAGMYTEVEFRKSYNDFRRTLPQAAEYLDESVHETKWARCQFPGERYNIDTTNTVESINGVLKEPRKYALLPMLDVIIGKMVEWFNKYRDLSLRVPERQILIPYVHGILHHSYPKAKKLTVMELNRFERQYTVIGKDGQGYYVDLGNGTCQCKCFDIDRYPCVHAQAAIIARGEMSEDYCSKYYYMEQWTLAYYKTIYPVPHHSLWESYEIPDEILSQVVYPPHVERKKGRLQETRFPSAGEYRRKKKKKYPPLVCENDGIDSDESGSDGIDE, via the coding sequence ATGGATGGTACTGGAGCTGTGGTGATACATTTTGATCATGGTGgagacaaaaatatttatacattagTAATGAGAGGAAAATATGAGGAGATAACCTATTCTCGCTTGGTTGATAGAATAggcaagaaaatgaatatcgaTGTAGCTGCGACGAAGCTTCAACTGAGCTACTATCCCCTGGTCGTGGATAATAAGAGGCCTTGTtatattttggatgatgaagatgttttaGGATATTTAATGGAGGTGGATAGGAAAAACCGGCGTAGTGTTTTGCATGTGGAGTTTTCCGAAAATATCTCAGAAAATCAGAGTAACGAGCAGTTTTCTATGAACGAGGAAATTCAGATTGATGCCAGAGCTAATGATGGTATGGCTGGAGTTGAGGAGTTGGCAATTGTTCCTCAAAACCAATCAGATGGGTATAATCATGAGGAGTTAGCAATTGTTCCTCCAAGACAATCAGATAGGTATGAGCATGAGGATTGCAATGAAGAGGGTGATGAAATGAATGATAGGGAGGAGTTGCCGGCTGTTACACCATCTGTAGACACAATTGTCAATGCTGAGTGGGATGATGGTATTGATATGAGTTTGTATCAAGAATTTGCGACTAAGGAAGAGCTGAGGAATTTAGTGGACGCAGGAGTGCATTCGAATTGTTTTGAGGTTGATATAATCAAGACGAATCGTACTGTTTATGTATTGAAATGTCGTGGGGTTGGATGCAGATGGTATTTACGAGCTGCAAGGCTGAAAAACTCAGCCTTTTTCAGTGTCAGAACGTATAGAAAGATGCATACGTGTACTCGGGGAGAGGGAAGTGTAACCAAGAGGGGGAAAAGAGGAACACCAAGCTTGGTCGCAGGAGTGGTGCATGAAGATTATCCAGGCCAATACAAGACTCCAGATCCAAAGTCTCTCATAAAGTTGGTGAAGAACAAACTAGGTGTCACGGTTTCATATTCTACAGCTTTGAGAGGGAAACACAAAGCTGTCAGTGATTTGCGTGGTAACCCTCAGGAGAGTTTTGCTAGACTTCCATCTTACTTGTACATGTTAGAAAGAATGAATCCTGGTACCATCACAAGATTAGTAGTGGATGAGAAGAAGCAGTTTAAGTATATGTTCTTTGCGCTTAAAGCTTGCATCGAAGGGTTTCAAGCAATGAGGAAAGTGATAATaatggatggaactcacctgaAGGGTGTGTATGGAGGAGTGCTTCTCATTGCCACTGCTCAGGATccagatcatcatcattatccccTCGCTTTTGCGGTAGTAGATGGTGAGAAAAATGCGAGCTGGGAGTGGTTTTTGACTATACTGAAAACTTTGATACCAGATGATCCTCAGCTTGTTTTTTGTACTGATAGAAACCAATGCATCATCAAGAAGGTGCACGAGGTGTACCCAATGGCGATCCATGGATATTGCATTTTTCACTTGTCTAATAATGTTGCCGGAGCATGCAGCAAAGTTAACAAGAAAGGGGTTGCCAGAAAGTTTAGAAAAATTGCTGGTATGTACACAGAGGTCGAGTTCAGAAAAAGCTACAATGATTTCAGGAGAACGTTGCCTCAAGCCGCTGAGTATCTAGATGAGAGTGTTCATGAGACCAAATGGGCAAGATGTCAATTTCCGGGAGAAAGGTACAACATAGATACAACCAACACTGTTGAATCAATCAATGGTGTTTTAAAGGAACCAAGGAAATATGCATTGTTGCCAATGCTTGATGTGATCATTGGGAAGATGGTAGAATGGTTTAACAAATATCGTGATTTATCTTTACGCGTTCCAGAGAGACAGATACTAATTCCCTACGTGCATGGGATATTGCATCACAGTTATCCGAAGGCAAAAAAGCTCACGGTGATGGAGCTAAACAGATTTGAACGTCAGTACACTGTGATTGGCAAAGATGGTCAAGGTTATTATGTTGATTTAGGCAACGGAACATGCCAGTGCAAGTGTTTTGATATTGATCGGTATCCTTGTGTGCATGCACAGGCTGCGATCATCGCGCGTGGAGAAATGTCTGAAGactattgttctaagtattATTATATGGAGCAGTGGACTTTGGCATATTACAAGACAATATATCCAGTGCCTCATCATTCATTATGGGAAAGTTATGAAATTCCAGATGAAATCCTATCTCAGGTTGTCTACCCTCCGCATgtggaaagaaagaaaggaagACTACAAGAAACTAGATTTCCATCAGCTGGGGAATATCggaggaagaaaaagaagaagtatcCACCATTGGTGTGTGAGAATGATGGAATTGACAGCGATGAAAGTGGAAGCGATGGAATTGATGAATGA
- the LOC106405994 gene encoding uncharacterized protein At3g43530-like: protein MAPKTRFTEQTNKEGAPEKKKKNESVVEKKKAAVEKKKAEAEKKKKDSVIKKKQAAVKRRREAVKKKRDAEKKKIETAEKKRKRDSGVDDESSSNPTKRPQTASSPEHQADPDHYPPLSTELPSQDDREGTPSPSVPIEPQKSPTQTPNEAENPLQAPITSTNRESGSPEAAINNDGQTIGSNNIDSNSHEAAIGSAAIDNDAPRTVESDDMTVEADRPAGFFFNPSNYGKGCKLSSRCHQHDFLNKTIGKLDASEKSWFQEHPQFKHIFHMDCTSTRKVMGLWMLLLRTMHTEKGRQAWFGVNGVPIRYSIREHSLLSGLYCHSYPENYQSIGRLKFARKYFKVKKTKDGKEKGLQVTEADVKEKLQKMKFDGSGDRLRMAVLYFLATVLRGRSKAGYFIEYFLLQAVEDLEFCTEFPWGRYTFDDCMKEIFHVRDHFRDGIPEHAQWVFPGFINPLEILAFECIPVLRERFREPVPNCFDGCPRMCKWKFKRTGTTGFPLDMIYRTLGNTKEIISVLEPKGNEVDLLYEIMDEGTFEDLELIDDSDTLDIAVDSWNKILMEPGKKIFWPDLYEMDVRTREQQEEAGGEAGGEAGGEAGGEAGGEAGGEAGGEAGVQTGGEAGRESLRELELKLNKRMDDGFALRDETIRLLEARVKELEEEKIQRESWSFQEGEMYGDKEAEILGDKEGEMHGDKDGDETNKDGDKADKDGDDEPDKEGEDGDKADKDGDDEPDKEGEDGDEADKGDEAEKDGEKQIEAEADKGDEAEKDSEKQIEAEAEKDGEKHIEVEAEKLMQDTEDGDEQSTLQIMADTAERFEKAAAEKAVVDKTDEVVDDDALEKEGEVRVDDALENTASVGDSQDPAEMPKRVPKRSHLLRSPFTPN from the exons ATGGCTCCAAAGACTCGTTTCACCGAACAAACGAACAAAGAAGGTGcgccggagaagaagaagaagaatgagtcagtggtggagaagaagaaagctgcggtggagaagaagaaagctgaggcggaaaagaagaagaaagactctgtgataaagaaaaaacaagcaGCGGTGAAAAGGAGGAGAGAagccgttaaaaaaaaaagagatgcagagaaaaagaagattgaaaccgcagagaagaagaggaagcgaGACAGTGGTGTAGACGATGAGTCCTCGTCCAATCCAACCAAGCGGCCTCAGACCGCATCTTCACCAGAACATCAAGCCGATCCTGATCATTATCCGCCACTATCAACGGAGTTACCTTCGCAGGATGATAGAGAGGGTACGCCAAGCCCATCAGTTCCGATTGAGCCACAAAAATCACCTACTCAAACACCCAATGAGGCGGAGAATCCACTGCAAGCTCCAATAACTTCTACCAACAGAGAATCAGGCTCACCCGAGGCTGCCATTAACAATGACGGGCAAACG ATTGGATCTAACAACATAGATTCAAATTCACATGAGGCTGCTATTGGATCTGCTGCCATTGACAACGACGCTCCAAGAACG gtTGAGAGTGATGATATGACCGTAGAAGCTGACAGACCTGCTGGTTTTTTCTTCAATCCGAGCAACTATGGAAAGGGTTGCAAGCTCTCCTCAAGGTGCCATCAACACGATTTTCTGAACAAGACGATTGGTAAGTTGGATGCCTCAGAGAAGAGTTGGTTTCAGGAACATCCTCAGTTCAAGCATATATTCCACATGGATTGTACCTCAACAAGAAAAGTGATGGGATTGTGGATGTTGCTACTTCGTACTATGCATACAGAGAAGGGTCGACAAGCTTGGTTTGGGGTAAACGGTGTTCCAATTAGATACTCTATCAGGGAACATAGCCTCCTCTCTGGTTTATACTGCCACTCATATCCAGAAAACTATCAGAGCATAGGGAGACTGAAGTTTGCGAGAAAGTATTTTAAagtgaagaagacaaaggatgGGAAGGAAAAGGGTCTGCAAGTGACAGAAGCGGATGTTAAGGAGAAACTTCAGAAGATGAAATTTGATGGTAGTGGCGATCGTCTGAGGATGGCGGTTCTTTACTTTCTGGCTACAGTTTTAAGAGGAAGGTCCAAAGCAGGATACTTCATTGAGTATTTCCTTCTCCAAGCAGTAGAAGATTTGGAGTTTTGCACCGAATTTCCATGGGGCCGTTACACCTTTGATGATTGCATGAAGGAGATTTTTCATGTAAGGGATCATTTTCGTGATGGGATCCCAGAGCATGCACAGTGGGTATTTCCTGGGTTTATCAACCCTTTGGAG ATATTAGCATTTGAATGTATCCCTGTCCTTAGGGAAAGATTCAGAGAGCCTGTTCCAAACTGTTTTGATGGTTGTCCAAGAATGTGCAAATGGAAGTTCAAGAGGACCGGAACAACAGGATTTCCACTTGACATGATTTATCGGACGCTAGGAAACACAAAG GAGATTATCAGTGTTTTGGAACCAAAAGGAAATGAAGTAGACCTTTTGTATGAAATAATGGATGAAGGGACTTTTGAAGACTTGGAGCTGATAGATGATTCGGATACGCTAGACATAGCTGTTGACAGTTGGAACAAGATCCTAATGGAACCAGGGAAAAAAATCTTCTGGCCGGATCTATATGAGATGGATGTGAGAACCCGAGAGCAACAAGAGGAGGCAGGAGGCGAGGCAGGGGGCGAGGCAGGAGGCGAGGCAGGAGGAGAGGCAGGAGGCGAGGCAGGAGGCGAGGCAGGGGGTGAGGCAGGAGTTCAAACAGGGGGCGAAGCAGGTCGTGAGAGTTTAAGAGAATTAGAGTTGAAGTTGAACAAAAGAATGGATGATGGATTTGCATTGAGAGACGAAACAATTCGTCTTCTGGAAGCAAGAGTaaaggagttggaagaagaaaaaatccaGAGAGAAAGTTGGTCGTTCCAGGAGGGCGAGATGTATGGTGATAAGGAGGCTGAGATACTTGGTGATAAGGAGGGCGAGATGCATGGTGATAAGGATGGTGATGAGACTAACAAGGATGGTGATAAGGCTGATAAGGATGGTGATGATGAGCCTGATAAGGAGGGTGAGGATGGTGATAAGGCTGATAAGGATGGTGATGATGAGCCTGATAAGGAGGGCGAGGATGGTGATGAGGCTGACAAGGGTGATGAGGCTGAGAAGGATGGTGAGAAGCAGATTGAGGCAGAGGCTGACAAGGGTGATGAGGCTGAGAAGGATAGTGAGAAACAGATTGAGGCAGAGGCTGAGAAGGATGGTGAGAAACATATCGAGGTAGAGGCTGAGAAgttgatgcaag ATACTGAAGATGGAGATGAGCAATCTACACTTCAAATTATGGCAGACACTGCAGAGAGATTTGAGAAGGCTGCTGCGGAAAAAGCTGTTGTGGACAAGACAGATGAGGTTGTAGATgatgatgctttggagaaggaAGGTGAGGTTAGAGTTGATGACGCTTTAGAGAACACAGCTTCGGTTGGAGATTCACAGGATCCTGCTGAGATGCCAAAGAGGGTGCCCAAGCGTTCTCATTTGTTGAGGTCTCCTTTTACGCCAAACTGA